In Lapillicoccus jejuensis, the DNA window GGTCGCCGAGCGGCCGGAGTCGCTCGCCGAGGTCGAGGGCGTCGGCGGGGTCATCGCCGACGCCGTCGCGGCCTGGTTCGGTGTCGACTGGCACGCCCGGATCGTCGACGAGTGGGCGCGGGCCGGGGTCGTCATGCGTGACGAGCGCGACGAGTCGGTGCCGCGCACGCTCGAGGGGATGACGGTGGTCGTCACCGGCTCGCTCGAGGGCTTCTCGCGCGACGAGGCCAAGGAGGCGATCCTGGCCCGCGGTGGCAAGGCGGCCGGGTCGGTGTCGAAGAAGACGTCGTACGTCGTCGTGGGGGAGAACGCCGGGTCGAAGGCCGAGAAGGCGGAGGAGCTCGGGGTGACCGTGCTCGACGAGGCGGGCTTCCGGCGGCTGCTGGAGACCGGCTCGCCGGACACCCCTGCCTCGACGACGCAGGAGTAGCGGCTACCCTCCGTCGTCACGGCGAGGACGCGAGGGGGGTGGTCGCCGGATGATCGAGTGGCTGCCGCGCCGGCCCTTCGAGGGGGACGGCTGGTCCGGCCTCGGGCCCCCGCGCAAGGGCGGGGCGATGCCGCACGCCGGCATCGTGCAGGGCGGGCCGGGTGTCGTCGTGCCCGTGCGGCCACTGGACCTGCGGCTGGGGAGCCTGCGCGGCGACGGGTTCGCGGTGCTGGTCGGGGGCGGTTTCGCCTGGAACGGCATCGGTCTGCACCACGTCTACATCGCGTCGGCGATCGGCGCCCTGTTCGCGCTGGGGGGTGCTCGCCGGGCCGGGCACCGGCTGATCGCCTCCCGACGGCACCCGTCCCTGTCGCTCGGCGAGACCGGCGTCGAGACCGGCGGCCTCTTCGTCCCGTGGTCGGGGGTCGAGGAGGTCGTCACCTTCCACGCCCGCGGGATGGACGCCGAGGGGAAGAAGCGGACGTGGAACCACCTCGCGCTGCGGGTGCGCGACTTCGACGCCGTCGTCGGCCTGCCGCCGTCGCGCGCCGGGCTGGCCAACCTCACCCGGCGACGCCTGCTGCTCGTCGCCGAGGCGAGCGAGCTGACCGACCCGCGGACCGTCGCGTCGGCGCTGCGGCTCCTCGTCAAGCGGCCGGAGGCGCGGTTGCTGCTGTCGGGTCCGGAGGGTGTGCGGCTGCTCACGCACGGCGCCCTGCACGGAGGGGGGTTGTCGTGATCGAGTGGCTGCCGCGGTGGCCGCGCGACGGCAACGGGTGGCGCGACAGCAGGGGCACGCTGCTGGCGGGCGAGCCGCACCCGGGCACCGTCCGGGGTCGCACCGGCGTCGTCGTCCCGGTGCACCGGCGCGAGCCGGAGTCCGGGTCCTACGGCCGGCCGGCGCTGGCCGCCGCCGGCGGCACGGCGGTCGGCGTGTACTGGGGGTTCGAGCACGGGATCGTGTTCCCCACGGTCGGCGCTGCCGTGGTCGGGCTCTCCGGGATCACGGCGGCAGCCAGGCGCTGGGCCGCGTTGCGCCGGCACCCGTCGCTTCGGGTCGACGAGACGGGGATCGAGACCGGCGGGCTGTTCGTGCCGTGGTCGGTCGTCGAGGCCGTCGTCGCGCACACGGCGCGCGGTGGTCGGGGACGCGGCGACACGAGACCGTCGCGCAACCTCCTCGCTCTGCGGGTGTCCGAGTTCGACAACGTGCAGGGTCTGACCCCGGTCCGGGCGGGCGCCGCCAACCTCACCCGCCGCCGGCTGCTCATGGTCGCCGAGGCGGCCGAGCTGCGTCGTCCGCGCGAGACGTTCGAGGCGCTGCGCCTCCTCGTCCGCCGGCCCGAGGCTCGGCTGCTGCTCGCCGGTCCCGAAGGGGTCCGGCTGTTCACCGAGGGGACCTTGCACCTGGACTGACGGGTACGGGCCCTCAGCTCGCGAACGGGTCGGCGTACCGGCCGCGCAGCGCGCTGTGGGCGAGGACGAAGTCGGCGTACCAGCGGGTGTCCCTGGACGTCAGCCCCGTCGCCGCGCGGGCGAGACCGGCGAGGTGCGCGTGCAGCCCCGCCGCGTAGCCGACGGCGTTGCCCGTCACCCCCTCCTCGCGCCAGGTGACGAGGGTGCCCGGCCGGCCGTCGCGCTGCTGCGGCTCCAGGGTGAGGGTCATCAGCGACGCGGTGCCGGTGCCGTCCCAGCGCCAGCTCACGGCGAGCTCGTACGGCGCGGCGCAGCGACGGACCTCACCGGTCGCCGCGCCCTGGTCGAAGGTGCACCGGAAGGTGCCCCCGACCCGCGGGTCGACCTGCGCCGTCGTCGCGTACCAGCGCTCGAGGGCCGGACCGCTCGAGACGCACTCCCAGACGGCCCCGGGCGAGGCGGCGACCCACCGCCGCGTGCACAGCGTCGCCGGCTCGCCGTCCCCGCCGGTGACCTCGGGCAGCGGGTACGGCGTCGCCTCGTCCTGCCAGTGGGGGGCGAGGGCGGCCTCGAGGTCCGCGAAGCCGGGGTCGGAGCCGATGACCGCGGCGTCGAGGCGCAGCAGGAGGTCCTCCCAGCCGGCGCCGTACCCGCGTGCGGCGGGCTCGTCGAGGACCAGGTGCTCGAGCACGAGCTCGGTGCGCTCGGGGTCGGCGTCGACGGGGCGCAGCCGCAGGTCGACGAGGCTGGGCTCCTCGTCCTCCCAGGCCCAGCGCACGGTGAGCCGGTGCGGAGGGTCGCAGTGCACGACGCGCAGGCGGGCGAACCCCGTCGTCGCGTCGGCGTCCGGGGGTTGCTGCGCGGCCGCGCCCATGACGAGGCGCAGCTCGGCGCCCTCGCGCCGGTCGCCCTCGGGGCGCCCGAGCCAGCGGACCAGGCGGGCCGGGTCGGTCCAGCAGGACCAGAGGTCGGCGACGTCGGTGGGATAGGTGCGCGAGACCCGCAGACCGGACCGGACACCGAGCCGGACGACCTCACGGGTCGTCCCGGCGACGGCGGCCGAGAGGTCGGCAGGGGAGCGGCGGGTGGTGGTCATGAGGGCTCCTCGGTGTGCGTGGTCGGGGGACGTCGCCGCCCGCGGGCCACCTCGGTGGCGAGGGCGTCGAGGCGGTGGTCCCAGAAGGGGCGGTAGCGGGCGAGCCAGGCGTCGACCTCCGCCCAGGGGCGCTCGCCGACGGCGTACAGGCGGCGCGTGCCCGCGGGGGTGACGGTGGCGAAGCCGGCCTCGCGGAGCACGCGGAGGTGCTGCGAGACGGCCGGGTGGCTGATGCCGACCTCCTCGTGGAGGCGTGCGGCGAGCTCGCCGGCGGGGACGGGTTCGCCCGCGTCGGCGATCAGCTCGAGCAGGCGTCGGCGGACCGGGTCGCCGAGGACGTCGAAGGCGTGCACAGGCCCATCGTTCGCTCTGAACTTAATGAAGTCAAGACTTAATGAGACGAGGGACCGTGCGTCACCCGCGCGAGCCACTTCACTAGACTCGGGCGCATGGCCCTCTCCCGTGACGACGTCGCGCACCTGGCGTCGCTCGCCCGCATCGAGCTCGGCGAGGCCGAGCTCGACCGCATGCTCGGCGAGCTCAGCGTCATCCTCGACTCCGTAGCGAAGGTCCAGCAGGCGCCGACCGAGGGCGTGGAGCCCATGTCGCACCCGATGCCGCTGACCAACGTCACCCGCCCCGACGAGGTCCGCCCCGGCCTCAGCGCCCCCGAGGCGCTGTCCGGCGCGCCCGAGCAGGAGCAGCAGCGCTTCCTCGTCCCCCGCATCCTCGACGAGGAGTGAGCACCCCCGTGACCACCACCCGTGACCTCACGCGCCTCAGCGCGGCCGAGATGGCCAGCCTGCTCTCGACCCGCGAGGTCAGCGCGGTCGAGCTGACCCAGGCCCACCTGGACCGCACCGCCGCCGTCGACGGCGCCGTCCACTCCTACCTGCACGTCGACCAGGTCGGCGCGCTCGCGCAGGCCGAGGCGGTCGACCGCGCCCGCGCCGCGGGGGAGGACCTGCACGTCCTCGCCGGCGTCCCGGTCGCCGTCAAGGACGTCATGACGACGAGGGGCCTGCCGACGACGTGCGGCAGCCGCGTCCTCGAGGGCTGGATCCCGCCGTACGACGCCACGCTCGTCACCAAGCTGCGCGAGGCCGGCATGCCGATCCTCGGCAAGACCAACATGGACGAGTTCGCCATGGGCTCCTCGACGGAGCACTCGGCCTACGGCCCGAGCCACAACCCGTGGGACCTCGAGCGGATCCCCGGCGGCTCTGGCGGCGGCAGCTCGAGCGTCGTCGCGTCGTTCCAGGCGCCGCTCGCGATCGGCACCGACACCGGCGGCTCGATCCGCCAGCCGGCGGCCGTCACCGGCACGGTGGGCACCAAGCCGACGTACGGCGGCGTCTCGCGCTACGGGCTCGTCGCGCTCGCCTCCAGCCTGGACCAGGCCGGACCGTGTGCGCGGACGGTGCTCGACACCGCGCTGCTGCACGCCGTCATCGGCGGGCACGACCCGCGCGACTCGACCTCGATCGACGCGCCGGTGCCGCCGGTCGTCGAGGCGGCCCGCCGCGCCGACGTCTCCGGCATGACCCTCGGCATCGTCAAGCAGCTCGGTGGCGAGGGCTACCAGCCCGGCGTCCGGGCCCGCTTCGACGAGGCCGTGCAGCTGCTGGTCGACCGCGGCGCCAAGGTCGTCGAGGTCGACTGCCCCAGCTTCGACTACGCGCTCGCGGCGTACTACCTCATCCTCCCGAGCGAGGCGAGCAGCAACCTCGCCAAGTTCGACGCCATGCGCTACGGCCTGCGGGTCGGGCCGTCGGGCGTCGACGCGCCGAGCGCCGAGCAGGTCATGGCGGCCAGCCGCGAGGCCGGCTTCGGCGACGAGGTCAAGCGCCGCATCATCCTCGGCACCTACGCGCTGTCCTCGGGCTACTACGACGCCTACTACGGGCAGGCGCAGAAGGTCCGCCGGCTCATCGCGGACGACTTCGCCAAGGCCTACGAGACCGCCGACGTGCTGCTCAGCCCGACCGCGCCGACGACGGCGTTCAAGATCGGCGAGAAGCTCGACGACCCGCTGGCGATGTACCTCAACGACGTCGCGACGATCCCGGCGAACCTCGCCGGCGTCCCCGGCATGTCGGTCCCGAGCGGCCTCGCCGACGAGGACGGGCTGCCGACCGGTCTGCAGATCCTCGCGCCGGCGACCGCCGACGAGCGGCTCTACACCGTCGGCGCCGCCCTGGAGTCGGCCCTGCACGAGCGGTGGGGCGGCCCGCTGCTCGCGAAGGCCCCCGAGCTGAAGGAGTCCTGATGACCCTCACCCACGGCCTCGGCCAGGACGACCTCGTCGCGTACGACGACGTGCTCGCGTCGTACGACCCGGTGATGGGTCTCGAGGTGCACGTCGAGCTCGGCACGGCGACCAAGATGTTCTGCGGGTGCGCGACCGCGTTCGGCGCCGAGCCCAACACGCAGGTCTGCCCCGTGTGCCTCGGCCTGCCCGGTGCCCTGCCGGTCGTCAACGAGGTCGCCGTCGAGTCGGCGATCCGGATCGGCCTGGCGCTGCACTGCTCGGTCATGCCGTGGAGCCGCTTCGCGCGGAAGAACTACTTCTACCCCGACATGCCGAAGAACTTCCAGACGTCCCAGTACGACGAGCCGATCGTGCACGACGGCCACCTCGACGTCGAGCTCGACGACGGGACGACCTTCCGGGTCGAGATCGAGCGCGCGCACATGGAGGAGGACACCGGCAAGTCGCTGCACATCGGCGGCGCCACCGGTCGCATCCACGGCGCCGACTACTCGCTGGTCGACTACAACCGCGCCGGGATCCCGCTGGTGGAGATCGTCACCAAGCCGATCCGCGGGGCGGGGGAGCGTGCGCCGGAGGTGGCGCGCGCGTTCGTCACGCAGCTGCGCGACCTGCTCAAGGCGCTCGACGTGTCCGACGTGAAGATGGAGCAGGGCTCGATGCGCGCGGACGTCAACGTCTCGCTGCGCCCGAAGGCCGCAGCCGGCGAGGACCAGGACGCCGTCCCGCTCGGCACCCGCACGGAGACGAAGAACGTCAACTCGTTCCGGTCGGTGGAGCGAGCGGTGCGCTACGAGATGATGCGGCACGCCGCCGTGCTGTCGCGCGGGGAGCGGATCCTGCAGGAGACGCGGCACTGGCACGAGGACACCGGCCTGACGACGAGCGGCCGGCCGAAGTCGGACGCCGACGACTACCGCTACTTCCCCGAGCCGGACCTGGTGCCGGTGGCGCCGAGCGAGGAGCTGGTGGAGCGGTTGCGCGGGACGCTGCCCGAGCCGCCGGCGCAGCGCCGTCGACGCCTGCAGACCGAGTGGGGCTACAGCGACCTCGAGATGCGCGACGTGCTCAACGCGGGCGCGGTCGAGCTCATCGAGGCGACGGTCGCCGCCGGGGCGACCCCGGCGGGCGCGCGCAAGTGGTGGATGGGTGAGCCGTCGCGGCGCGCCAACGCCGAGGCTCAGGACGTCGTCACGTACGCCGCCGCCGTGGGCGTCACGCCCGCGCACATCGCCGAGCTCGAGGGGCTCGTGACGAGCGGGCGCCTCAACGACCAGCTGGCCCGTCAGGTCCTCGACGGCGTCCTCGCCGGCGAGGGCACCTCGACGGCCGTCGCCGACGCCCGCGGGCTGCAGCTCGTGCAGGACTCCGGCGCGCTCGAGGCGGCGGTCGACGAGGTCATCGCCGCGAATCCCGATGTCGCGGACAAGATCCGTGACGGCAAGGTCCAGGCCGCCGGTGCCCTCATCGGTCAGGTGATGAAGGCGACGAAGGGTCAGGCCGACGCCGGCAAGGCGCGGGCGCTGATCCTGGAGCGTCTCGGTCAGGGCTGACGCACGGGACCGGTGCCGTCAGCAGGGCGCATCAGGAACCGAAGCGCTGCTGGGCGGCCTGACGCGTGATGTCCAGCGCGGCGCCGATGACGGTCCAGGAGTCGCCCGCCTCTCGCGCGGCAGCCACCGCCTCGCGGAGCTCGTCCTCAGCCTCTGCGAGGTTGTCCCGGGCCGCGAGGATGCGCCGAAAGGGAGCCGCATCGCGTGCAGGGTGGGTCGCCGGGTCGAGCTGGTCGAGTCCGGTGCGGTGCTGGTCGGACTTCGTCGTGGGCATCAGGTGCACCTCATCTCAGGTAGTCGTAGAACGTCGGTCGAAGCCGGTCGGCGTGGATGATGCGTGTCGGTTCACCCGCAGGAACGGCGACGAGCTCGAGGAGTAGTCCGTGTCTGTCGGGGCCGATGACCAGGAGGCGGTCCTCGCCGTCCTAGTCGTACTCGACGAGCCGCGTGGCGTTGCGCCAGGCGTGGTCGATGTCGTCCTCGTGGATGCCGTGCTTCCGCGCCGACGGCAGGATCACCACCCGACCGGATGACCTCCGGGGGGGCCAAGTGTCAAGGTAAGGTTGACGTCTGCTCAAGGTGGCCAGGGCCCCAGACGTCGAATGGCGGCCCTGTCGGCTACGGTCTAGCGTTCTCGCGTGACCCGCTCCTCCCGGGCCCGCCGTACCCTCGTCCCCCTCGTGGTCGGCCTCCTCGGTCTCGCCGTCGTCCTGGTCGGCGCCGTGCTGCCCGCTGCGCCGGCGAGCGCGGCGACCGCCGCTGTGTGGGGGACCTACGGCGCCCTCTCCGGCTCCTCGACCGCCTACACCTCGACGCTGCAGCTCGGGCCGACCTTCCCGACCGCGTCGGTGCGCACGGACAGCCGCTCGGGCTCGGTCGGTCCGCAGACCGGCAGCACGGTGTGGCTGCCGTCGTGGACGCCGCCGGGGCAGGTGTACGGCTCCTCGCAGAACAAGGCGTACCTGCTGCTGCGGCCGCAGGCCGACACCGCGAGCACCCCGTCGACGACGACGTACGTCTTCGACCACCCGACCCCGCTCGGCTGGTCGCTCGTCCTCGGCGACATCGACGCGGATGCCGTCACGGTCTCGGCGACGACCGCCGACGGGACGGCGGCGACGAGCGCCCAGCTCGGGTTCCAGGGCGCCTTCAGCTACTGCTCGCGCACGCCGCGCCCCAGCGGCTGCGCGACGCAGACGACGTACGACGTCCCGACCTGGGACCCCGCCACCGCCACCCTCACCGGCAACGCCGGCGCGGTCGACACGACCGGAGCGAGCGGCTGGTTCTCGCCGACCGTGCCGCTGACCAGTCTCAGCCTCGTCTTCACCCGACGGGCCGGGTTCCCCGTCTTCCAGACGTGGTTCGCGCTGCGGACCCAGGACCTCACCGGCACGGTCGCCGTGGCCTCCGGGACCTGCGACGTGACGGCGACGACGGTCGACGTCCTGCGCACCGACGGCTCGGTGGTCGCCACGACGCACCCGCTCGCCGACGGCACCTGGTCCGTGCCCGGGCCGGCCGCCAGCCCGGACTGGACCGTCGCGCTGTCGACCGTCCCTGACACGTGCCAGGTCGTCGGACCGGTCAGCCGCACCGTCGACCTGTCGGTGGGGGACGCCACGGCCGACTTCACCGTCCGGCAGATCACGACCGCGGCCGTCGAGGGGACGGTGACGGACACCGACGGGCAGCCCGTCGCCGGGGTGACGGTCACCGTGGCGCTCGCCGGCGGCACCAGCCGCACCGTCACGACCGGTCCCGACGGCCGGTACGGCCTCGACCGGCTCGACCCCGGCGACTGGACGGTCACCGCCACGGTGCCGGACGGGTACCGCGGCGCCACACCCCCGCAGCGGACCTTCACGGTGGCGCCGTCGAGCACCGTCGTCGTGCGCTACCAGGACTTCGTTCTGGTCGCCGACCCGACGGTGAGCGGCACGGTCCGGGCGGGGGAGGACCCCGTACCGGGGGTCGTGGTCGAGCTGACGTCGGGAGGCGCCCCTCTCGACCGGGTCGTCACCGGCGCCGACGGCACCTACGCCTTCGACCGGGTCCCGCCGGGGACGTACGACGTCCTCGTACCCGACCCGCCCGACGGCTACCGCGCGCCGCCGGCGCAGACCGTCACGGTGACGACGGCCGACGTGACGGGGCAGGACGTCGCGCTCACCCGGCCCGGCCTGGTGGCCGGTCTCGTCACCCTCGATGGGGACCCCCTCGCAGGAGTGGGCGTGACCGTGTCCGGGCCGGGCGGCGCGTCGACGACCTTGACGACCGACGCGCAGGGTCGCTACGTCCTCGAGGGGCTCGAGCCGGGCGGCTGGACCATCACGGTCGAACCCCCCGACGGGACGACCACGGGGCAGACGACCCGGTCCGTCATGGTCACCGAGGCGGGGGAGAGCTTCGGCACCGAGGACTTCGACCTCACCGCGGTCGCCGCGACGCCGACTCCCACCCCTCCACCGACGAGCCCCCCGGTGACACCGCCCCCGTCGGCGCCGCCGGTCACCGCGCCACCGGGGGGAACGGGCGCCCCGTCGGGGACGGGCGACGGCAGGCTGCCGGACACCGGGACCGACGTCGGACCACCGCTCGTCCTCGCGCTGGTGTTGCTCGTCACCGGAGGCACCGCGCTCGCCGTGCGCAGGACCCTTCTACGCCGATGACCACCGCGACGTCCCCGAGCCGCCCCGTGAGCCACAGCGGCTAGCGTGCCGTCACATGAACCGCGCTGGCGTCAGACCCGGACCCCGCTCGTGAGCCGGCCATCGGGCGGTTCCGACGACGTCGTCCCACCGAAGGGCTCGCGCGACGAGCCCGAGCTCGAAGAGGCCTACGAACGCCTGGTAACCGAAGGGCACCAGCGGTTGGACCGGCCCCTGCTCGCGCTGGTGTCGACAGGTCTGCTGGGGGGCGTCGACGTGGGGGTGGGGGTACTGATCTACCTGGTGGTCGAGGCGAAGACCGACAACCCCTTGCTCGCCTCCGTGGCGTTCACGGTCGGCTTCGTCGCCCTGCTCCTGGCCAAGAGCGAGCTGTTCACGGAGAACTTCCTGGTCCCGGTGATCTCCGTGATCGCCAAGGCCGGGTCGCTCTTGCAGCTGGTGCGGTTGTGGGGGGTCACGTTGGCGACCAACCTGGTCGCGGGACTCGCCATGGCCGCGATGATCGTCGTGGCGCTCCCGGACGTGCGGGACGTCGCGGCCACGGCGGGCTCCCACTACGCCCACCTCGGGGTGTCCTGGCGATCGTTCTTCCTCGCGGTGCTCGCGGGCGCGGTGATCACCCTGCTGACGCGGATGCAGCACGCCACCGAGGAGCTCGGGGTCCGCATCGTGGCCGCGGTGCTGATGTCGTTCGTGCTCGTCGGCGCCCAGCTCTTCCACTCGGTGCTGGACTCGATCTTCATGTTCGCCGGACTCATCACCGGCCGCGCTGACTACGACATCCTCGACTGGGTCAGGGCCCTCGGCTGGTCCACGTTCGGCAACATGGTGGGTGGGCTCGTCCTCGTCACCGGCATCCGCCTGCTGAGGATCCCGCACCGGGTCGCCGAGAGTCGCGATCAGGGACAGACGGGCTGAGCCTGCGACCGGCGGCGGATTCCCGGGGGCTCCGGTCCGGTGCCACCACGCTCGGGCAGCTTGCCCGGCTGGGCAGCCTCCGACGGCGGCGGACGGTCGTGGGAGGCCCGGGCCAGGGGTCACCCCGGTGGCGATCGAAGGCCTTCGCGTCCTGGCCTGCGATGCCGCGGTCCGGGTCCCTCCTTCACTCGCCGTCCCGCCGGCGGCGGTGGTGAGCACGGGATGCGCTCAGGCCCGCTTGCCGCCGCCGAGCAGTCCTCCCAGCAGGTCGCCCAGGATGCCGCCGGGGGCGCCGCTCGAGGTCGATGACGACGTCGGGGCCGCCTGGCCGGCCCCGCCGAGGACCTGACCGAGCACACCCCCGAGGACGTCGCCCACGCCGCCGCTCGCCGGCTGCACGCCGCCGCCGGCGCC includes these proteins:
- a CDS encoding MSCRAMM family protein — protein: MTRSSRARRTLVPLVVGLLGLAVVLVGAVLPAAPASAATAAVWGTYGALSGSSTAYTSTLQLGPTFPTASVRTDSRSGSVGPQTGSTVWLPSWTPPGQVYGSSQNKAYLLLRPQADTASTPSTTTYVFDHPTPLGWSLVLGDIDADAVTVSATTADGTAATSAQLGFQGAFSYCSRTPRPSGCATQTTYDVPTWDPATATLTGNAGAVDTTGASGWFSPTVPLTSLSLVFTRRAGFPVFQTWFALRTQDLTGTVAVASGTCDVTATTVDVLRTDGSVVATTHPLADGTWSVPGPAASPDWTVALSTVPDTCQVVGPVSRTVDLSVGDATADFTVRQITTAAVEGTVTDTDGQPVAGVTVTVALAGGTSRTVTTGPDGRYGLDRLDPGDWTVTATVPDGYRGATPPQRTFTVAPSSTVVVRYQDFVLVADPTVSGTVRAGEDPVPGVVVELTSGGAPLDRVVTGADGTYAFDRVPPGTYDVLVPDPPDGYRAPPAQTVTVTTADVTGQDVALTRPGLVAGLVTLDGDPLAGVGVTVSGPGGASTTLTTDAQGRYVLEGLEPGGWTITVEPPDGTTTGQTTRSVMVTEAGESFGTEDFDLTAVAATPTPTPPPTSPPVTPPPSAPPVTAPPGGTGAPSGTGDGRLPDTGTDVGPPLVLALVLLVTGGTALAVRRTLLRR
- a CDS encoding formate/nitrite transporter family protein, coding for MSRPSGGSDDVVPPKGSRDEPELEEAYERLVTEGHQRLDRPLLALVSTGLLGGVDVGVGVLIYLVVEAKTDNPLLASVAFTVGFVALLLAKSELFTENFLVPVISVIAKAGSLLQLVRLWGVTLATNLVAGLAMAAMIVVALPDVRDVAATAGSHYAHLGVSWRSFFLAVLAGAVITLLTRMQHATEELGVRIVAAVLMSFVLVGAQLFHSVLDSIFMFAGLITGRADYDILDWVRALGWSTFGNMVGGLVLVTGIRLLRIPHRVAESRDQGQTG
- a CDS encoding ArsR/SmtB family transcription factor; the protein is MHAFDVLGDPVRRRLLELIADAGEPVPAGELAARLHEEVGISHPAVSQHLRVLREAGFATVTPAGTRRLYAVGERPWAEVDAWLARYRPFWDHRLDALATEVARGRRRPPTTHTEEPS
- the gatC gene encoding Asp-tRNA(Asn)/Glu-tRNA(Gln) amidotransferase subunit GatC — encoded protein: MALSRDDVAHLASLARIELGEAELDRMLGELSVILDSVAKVQQAPTEGVEPMSHPMPLTNVTRPDEVRPGLSAPEALSGAPEQEQQRFLVPRILDEE
- a CDS encoding SRPBCC family protein, producing MTTTRRSPADLSAAVAGTTREVVRLGVRSGLRVSRTYPTDVADLWSCWTDPARLVRWLGRPEGDRREGAELRLVMGAAAQQPPDADATTGFARLRVVHCDPPHRLTVRWAWEDEEPSLVDLRLRPVDADPERTELVLEHLVLDEPAARGYGAGWEDLLLRLDAAVIGSDPGFADLEAALAPHWQDEATPYPLPEVTGGDGEPATLCTRRWVAASPGAVWECVSSGPALERWYATTAQVDPRVGGTFRCTFDQGAATGEVRRCAAPYELAVSWRWDGTGTASLMTLTLEPQQRDGRPGTLVTWREEGVTGNAVGYAAGLHAHLAGLARAATGLTSRDTRWYADFVLAHSALRGRYADPFAS
- the gatB gene encoding Asp-tRNA(Asn)/Glu-tRNA(Gln) amidotransferase subunit GatB, which produces MTLTHGLGQDDLVAYDDVLASYDPVMGLEVHVELGTATKMFCGCATAFGAEPNTQVCPVCLGLPGALPVVNEVAVESAIRIGLALHCSVMPWSRFARKNYFYPDMPKNFQTSQYDEPIVHDGHLDVELDDGTTFRVEIERAHMEEDTGKSLHIGGATGRIHGADYSLVDYNRAGIPLVEIVTKPIRGAGERAPEVARAFVTQLRDLLKALDVSDVKMEQGSMRADVNVSLRPKAAAGEDQDAVPLGTRTETKNVNSFRSVERAVRYEMMRHAAVLSRGERILQETRHWHEDTGLTTSGRPKSDADDYRYFPEPDLVPVAPSEELVERLRGTLPEPPAQRRRRLQTEWGYSDLEMRDVLNAGAVELIEATVAAGATPAGARKWWMGEPSRRANAEAQDVVTYAAAVGVTPAHIAELEGLVTSGRLNDQLARQVLDGVLAGEGTSTAVADARGLQLVQDSGALEAAVDEVIAANPDVADKIRDGKVQAAGALIGQVMKATKGQADAGKARALILERLGQG
- the gatA gene encoding Asp-tRNA(Asn)/Glu-tRNA(Gln) amidotransferase subunit GatA, yielding MASLLSTREVSAVELTQAHLDRTAAVDGAVHSYLHVDQVGALAQAEAVDRARAAGEDLHVLAGVPVAVKDVMTTRGLPTTCGSRVLEGWIPPYDATLVTKLREAGMPILGKTNMDEFAMGSSTEHSAYGPSHNPWDLERIPGGSGGGSSSVVASFQAPLAIGTDTGGSIRQPAAVTGTVGTKPTYGGVSRYGLVALASSLDQAGPCARTVLDTALLHAVIGGHDPRDSTSIDAPVPPVVEAARRADVSGMTLGIVKQLGGEGYQPGVRARFDEAVQLLVDRGAKVVEVDCPSFDYALAAYYLILPSEASSNLAKFDAMRYGLRVGPSGVDAPSAEQVMAASREAGFGDEVKRRIILGTYALSSGYYDAYYGQAQKVRRLIADDFAKAYETADVLLSPTAPTTAFKIGEKLDDPLAMYLNDVATIPANLAGVPGMSVPSGLADEDGLPTGLQILAPATADERLYTVGAALESALHERWGGPLLAKAPELKES